Proteins encoded by one window of Eremothecium cymbalariae DBVPG#7215 chromosome 1, complete sequence:
- the RMI1 gene encoding Rmi1p (similar to Ashbya gossypii AFR458C): MTGTGILSSDITDDGIGWFGQGVTGSLLREAYDNEPWDSVKVQEQRCKAVDRKLLFQICMVENVTKSKLAQVDEYGVRLNPRKQMVDRMGSAKHQDLVTSVDVDADDDNNGDRGTGMKSNGDGGCSPLATANESYHVYKLTVQDKTGQLFYLMNLEPIAAFKAAMLGGKLIVLPGGIFNRGVFLVTNSTVQMIFGLIPSWNSNREQKLCAYLEYKLEEEREMQSTPGRKRSRK, translated from the coding sequence ATGACTGGAACAGGAATTCTGAGCTCAGATATTACTGATGATGGAATCGGATGGTTTGGACAAGGTGTTACCGGGAGTTTGTTACGTGAGGCGTATGATAACGAACCTTGGGATTCGGTGAAGGTGCAGGAACAGCGATGTAAGGCGGTAGATCGGAAGTtattgtttcaaatatgtaTGGTAGAGAACGTAACTAAATCTAAATTAGCGCAAGTTGATGAGTATGGGGTACGACTTAATCCTCGGAAGCAGATGGTTGATCGGATGGGTTCAGCGAAGCACCAAGATCTTGTTACCTCTGTGGATGTAGATGcggatgatgataataatggGGATAGGGGTACGGGCATGAAAAGCAATGGTGATGGAGGGTGTTCCCCATTGGCAACAGCGAATGAAAGTTATCATGTCTATAAATTAACAGTTCAAGATAAGACCGGGCAGttgttttatttgatgaatttggAGCCCATTGCTGCTTTTAAGGCGGCGATGTTAGGGGGAAAGCTAATTGTGTTACCGGGAGGGATTTTTAACAGAGGGGTGTTTTTGGTTACTAATTCGACGGTACAGATGATATTTGGCCTCATTCCTTCTTGGAATAGTAATAGGGAACAGAAACTTTGTGCGTATCTGGAATATaaacttgaagaagaacgCGAAATGCAATCTACACCTGGAAGGAAACGTtcaagaaaataa
- the TRS23 gene encoding TRAPP subunit TRS23 (similar to Ashbya gossypii AFR459W) yields MAIKSLLIINKSGGLVYQRDFIPSPHGKMNSNEYLILAGTLHGVVAIASQLTPKALQVSSTQNLLPLPSQATATAANAANATNTANNGSTTALGGYGDGAGSGSGSGSAANSSPSAAAAATAVAAAAAAAPEHTVPYIPSLGMAANDSKPPGRPMGSYLAPDYFSDSFISWNKSGLKSIVTNDFSIFLYQSLTGVKFVLISTQQSTSNAALHLADNLLRKVYCLYSDYVMKNPFYSADMLIRSEPFDKKLHALVANL; encoded by the coding sequence ATGGCAATCAAGTCCTTACTTATAATCAACAAATCTGGGGGACTAGTATACCAACGTGACTTCATCCCGTCTCCTCATGGTAAAATGAATAGTAACGAATACCTAATTTTAGCCGGTACACTTCATGGTGTGGTTGCCATCGCAAGCCAACTTACGCCAAAAGCCCTTCAAGTATCATCGACCCAAAATTTATTACCACTTCCTTCTCAAGCAACAGCTACCGCCGCCAACGCAGCCAATGCAACGAATACCGCCAACAACGGCAGTACCACCGCCTTAGGCGGTTATGGTGATGGTGCCGGCAGTGGAAGTGGTAGCGGTAGTGCTGCTAACAGTTCCCCATCTGCGGCAGCTGCTGCAACTGCGGTagctgcagctgctgctgctgccccAGAACATACTGTTCCTTACATACCATCACTGGGAATGGCGGCTAATGACTCAAAACCCCCTGGACGACCCATGGGCTCATATTTAGCCCCTGATTATTTTTCAGATAGCTTTATCAGTTGGAATAAATCGGGGTTAAAAAGCATTGTGACCAACGATTTCTCAATATTTCTGTACCAAAGTTTGACAGGGGTCAAGTTCGTGCTGATTAGTACTCAGCAAAGTACTTCAAACGCTGCGTTGCATCTAGCAGACAATTTACTGCGTAAAGTTTATTGTCTTTATTCAGATTATGTCATGAAGAATCCCTTCTATTCTGCGGATATGTTGATTCGTAGCGAACCGTTTGATAAGAAACTACATGCCCTTGTGGCTAACTTGTAa
- the MET12 gene encoding methylenetetrahydrofolate reductase (NAD(P)H) MET12 (similar to Ashbya gossypii AFR457W) produces the protein MYRIIDLYDEIEGPAISLEFFPPKTEPGKNNLLARMARMSAMHPLFVTVTWGAGGTTSEKTLELAEFAQRDMNLTVCMHLTCTNMDNSILDAALRRAKEAGIKNILALRGDAPVEENFDSTGAGLVQFRYAVDLVRYIKTNHGNDFCVGVAAYPEGHCEGEADGREQSPLRDLPFLKEKVEAGADFVITQLFYDVEKFLAFEELFRKEVSATLPLFPGLMPVNSFLLFNRAAKLSHASIPDSVLDRFPHHVRGDDMQVKEIGVQVMVDIVEQIWTRTNGRVKCFHFYTLNLEKSVANIFASSKILSTIAEDESASEIDVEADGDLTIEDGKTESSENLKKRRRQSSMNSERPYNRVILTEGHNFDLKCNGAPPRKVVLSISQGSGSLGRDATWDEFTNGRFGDSRSPAYGEIDGYGPSMKVSVKRAYNLWGSPKCLQDIITIFTRYLESSIDTLPWCDLGLSPETALIQEELIELNNRGYLTLSSQPSTNSSSSSDKIFGWGPADGVVYQKAFVELFVQKHAWENDLKPRIETSSGSFSYYLGDSSGHFDSNMEPQSANVVTWGVFPNSQILQTTIIEEESFKAWRDEAFSIWLKWSQLFPRNTPENTFLRQMHQDCYIISIVYHDFTDFDGLWSTLLD, from the coding sequence ATGTATAGAATCATAGATTTGTATGATGAAATAGAGGGACCTGCCATATCATTGGAATTTTTCCCTCCAAAGACAGAACCAGGTAAGAACAACCTTCTAGCACGTATGGCGCGGATGAGTGCTATGCATCCATTATTCGTTACTGTGACATGGGGAGCAGGAGGTACTACTTCTGAAAAGACGCTTGAACTAGCTGAATTTGCGCAACGAGACATGAATCTTACAGTTTGTATGCACCTTACCTGTACGAACATGGATAACAGTATATTGGATGCTGCTTTAAGGAGAGCGAAAGAAGCAggtattaaaaatattctTGCTTTGAGGGGTGATGCTCCTGTTGAGGAGAACTTTGATAGTACTGGTGCAGGTTTGGTGCAGTTTCGATATGCAGTTGATTTGGTGCGATACATTAAGACTAATCATGGAAACGACTTTTGCGTAGGTGTTGCAGCATACCCCGAAGGCCACTGCGAGGGTGAAGCGGATGGCAGAGAACAGAGCCCTTTAAGAGATTTGCCATTCTTGAAGGAGAAAGTAGAAGCCGGTGCTGACTTTGTTATAACTCAGTTATTttatgatgttgaaaagtttctagcatttgaagaattattCCGTAAGGAGGTTTCAGCAACTCTGCCATTGTTCCCAGGTTTGATGCCtgtaaattcttttttattgttcAATAGGGCGGCAAAGCTGTCACATGCTTCCATTCCAGATTCCGTTCTCGACAGATTCCCTCACCATGTTCGAGGTGATGACATGCAGGTAAAAGAAATAGGTGTTCAGGTTATGGTTGATATCGTTGAGCAAATTTGGACGAGGACAAATGGACGTGTTAAGTGTTTCCATTTTTACACGCTGAACCTAGAGAAATCAGTTGCAAATATATTTGcatcatccaaaatattGTCTACAATTGCTGAAGATGAATCGGCGTCCGaaattgatgttgaagCTGATGGTGATCTTACCATTGAGGATGGTAAAACAGAAAGCAGCGAAAATCTCaagaaaaggagaagaCAATCTAGCATGAATAGTGAACGGCCATACAACCGTGTAATTCTTACTGAAGGACATAATTTTGATCTAAAATGCAATGGAGCGCCGCCACGGAAGGTTGTGCTATCAATATCGCAAGGCTCTGGTTCGCTGGGCCGTGATGCAACTTGGGATGAATTTACTAATGGGAGATTTGGTGACTCTAGATCACCGGCATATGGTGAAATTGATGGGTATGGGCCGTCTATGAAAGTGAGCGTAAAAAGGGCCTATAACCTCTGGGGGTCCCCCAAATGCCTCCAAGATATAATCACCATATTTACTAGATATCTTGAGAGTTCTATCGACACATTACCCTGGTGCGACTTAGGATTATCTCCTGAAACTGCTTTAATACAGGAAGAACTCATAGAACTAAACAACCGAGGGTATCTAACGCTTTCTTCACAGCCCTCAACTAATTCCAGCAGTAGCTCCGACAAAATATTCGGTTGGGGTCCCGCTGATGGTGTGGTATATCAAAAAGCTTTTGTAGAGCTATTTGTGCAAAAGCATGCTTGGGAGAATGATTTGAAACCTCGCATAGAAACATCTTCCGGTAGCTTTAGCTATTACTTAGGGGATAGTTCAGGCCATTTTGACTCAAACATGGAACCTCAAAGCGCCAATGTTGTAACATGGGGGGTATTTCCAAATTCACAGATTTTGCAAACAACAATCATCGAGGAGGAATCCTTCAAAGCTTGGCGAGATGAGGCGTTTAGCATTTGGCTAAAATGGAGTCAACTTTTCCCCAGAAATACCCCAGAAAACACATTCCTCAGGCAAATGCACCAAGACTGCTACATCATTTCTATAGTATACCATGACTTTACCGATTTTGATGGTCTATGGAGCACACTATTGGACTGA
- the SWI1 gene encoding Swi1p (similar to Ashbya gossypii AFR455W): MEEQFVFADDNQQHQQQSDVPQRSLSSKEEYLNFFDPTPVQEDVSSQGAQNLTPQAILARSSLSNVNSPIFNSGIGNHGNSNMNEGTPDNISSLNAKRSDSNNTESTSYHNGVPSLSMSPSIFTPAVPSNISTGNGTVQRPPNSTPGAAPSPQQILSQQATPQALLGDISEDSNPVSQAPSSSKGNHVFADRAAMFAALQQRQQQRQQTSQQQLLLQRQQVQNQLQSQVQQEQSQMPQQQQQLLLQQQLPHNQRQKQQPQRLQLLKQQKQLFQEDQGTHSFVDPQQPILQQLQQQRSMLPRQQFPVQQPQQDVRQTIPSTQTMPPTQPSTQPSTPGASQATNQRQMLQNFEPEVQKRVSQELNGKQYELFVKYFMEHCKRCSIPFNPSPEICGIRVNLFILYMLVQRMGGAENVTRIQQWGNLAQKLQIYAPNSDEELSSYYYNTLMSYEKYLMTPDGMKETQTKRMILQQCLQETLRAVQQEQFEKKQVQPQVPTPVQSQLHPPQPRQQPLSINQPQTHPQPQSQTQPQPQSQSQPQPQLSQAPIVQHMIPQHHLHQAKMQSLREAQKLKQMKPRKPRVKKKTKKELEEERRRQEEAQRLRDLQLEKQRQEQKLLLEEQLREQQELLRERRKEQIRKLPKVYKRSMIRNYVPIKRPIEGQNGYDIKGLAQLGEKIDAVKPIFLFAPELGTINLHAITMALQSENNCEINTALNTLLVTSADNILRVPLKETPELLDTLCILACDKLHRLYKNDYHRKVTHDGIQKAYNVQELLSKPSSSCNHTYQAMDQILTAYKKQEDFPAEDAVIEVDSLTGIDISQYPITPMELPLDIGPDEEDIPVTKVDPPKFRRWSYIFDSLKSDGLKKDDELSVISYMAALRMVRNEVDTLFTDCHKRGAEDTHILFIDQLSTISMILRNLSFDDTNATAMANNVHVNRYIFELLWMLFTQMKKFIFHRKVLNLKKDSIIILSNLSHLLKLDNVVDGCMLLFLILSFGEPKEESQTNLRLTYPEYSMKIEKYRCYGVDVISKIMSLGYPNRSYIKSILLTNFDEETPESKVCLQVLRRYNGSHKFKLFNDVFSFISSTVPFRQLNQMPNLIEESVAIIFQAITASLALVKFINPSEETPFVENNLPYWWLTSEEYLGSSIRRLGEALSNMSAQNSNLKNLKPLFNLISPKCLELVRLLIEKSMQIASISPDREMNITVAKGIMGISNLFPSEPAAITVMMNPATDSDMAREMEQLYRLNKGILAKLQVSNLSGF, translated from the coding sequence ATGGAGGAGCAATTTGTATTTGCCGATGATaatcaacaacatcaacagcaatCAGACGTGCCACAGCGCTCGCTGAGTAgcaaagaagaatatttgaatttcttTGATCCAACACCTGTTCAGGAAGATGTTTCATCACAGGGGGCTCAAAATCTAACACCACAAGCTATTTTGGCGAGATCGTCACTATCCAATGTCAATTCGCCTATTTTTAACAGCGGCATTGGCAATCATGGTAATAGCAATATGAATGAGGGAACCCCGGATAATATTTCGAGTTTGAATGCCAAAAGATCTGATAGTAATAACACTGAAAGCACGAGCTATCATAATGGGGTACCTTCTTTATCGATGTCTCCTTCTATATTTACTCCGGCCGTGCCAAGTAACATAAGTACTGGAAATGGGACGGTACAGCGACCTCCGAATTCTACCCCAGGAGCTGCTCCATCTCCTCAGCAGATACTGTCTCAGCAGGCAACGCCGCAGGCTCTTTTGGGTGACATTTCAGAGGATTCAAATCCTGTTAGTCAAGCACCGAGCAGCAGTAAAGGCAATCATGTGTTTGCAGACCGTGCTGCTATGTTTGCAGCACTTCAacagcggcagcagcagagACAACAAACTTCTCAGCAgcaactgctgctgcaaagACAGCAGGTACAGAATCAGCTTCAATCTCAAGTTCAGCAAGAGCAGTCTCAGATgccacaacaacagcaacaactCCTACTACAGCAACAGCTTCCCCATAATCAACGGCAGAAGCAACAACCACAAAGATTACAGCTTTTGAAGCAACAGAAGCAGTTGTTTCAAGAAGATCAAGGTACACATAGTTTTGTGGATCCTCAACAACCAATTTTACAGCAGTTGCAGCAACAGAGATCCATGTTGCCACGACAGCAATTCCCGGTGCAACAGCCTCAGCAAGATGTCCGTCAGACAATACCATCTACTCAAACAATGCCACCTACTCAACCATCTACCCAACCATCTACACCAGGGGCATCACAAGCCACAAATCAAAGGCAGATGCTTCAGAACTTTGAACCTGAAGTGCAAAAACGTGTATCACAAGAACTAAATGGAAAGCAGTATGAACTTTTTGTGAAATATTTTATGGAGCACTGTAAGCGTTGTAGCATTCCGTTCAACCCGAGTCCGGAAATTTGCGGCATACGGGTCAACTTGTTTATCCTTTATATGCTAGTGCAGAGAATGGGTGGTGCTGAAAATGTCACTAGGATTCAGCAATGGGGGAATCTGGCCCAAAAACTACAAATATATGCTCCAAACAGTGATGAAGAGCTTTCTTCgtattattataataccCTAATGTCGTATGAAAAATACTTAATGACCCCTGATGGGATGAAAGAAACTCAAACAAAACGCATGATATTACAGCAGTGTTTGCAGGAGACTTTAAGGGCTGTTCAACAGgaacaatttgaaaagaaacaaGTCCAGCCGCAGGTTCCAACACCAGTCCAATCTCAGCTTCATCCACCCCAGCCTCGCCAACAGCCTCTGTCTATAAATCAACCTCAAACACATCCTCAACCCCAATCTCAAACTCAACCTCAACCTCAATCTCAGTCCCAGCCTCAGCCTCAATTATCACAGGCCCCAATAGTCCAACATATGATACCCCAGCACCACCTTCACCAAGCAAAGATGCAAAGCCTTCGGGAAGCTCAAAAGTTGAAACAAATGAAGCCACGAAAGCCCAGAgtaaagaagaaaacaaagaaagagttagaagaagaaaggaGACGACAGGAAGAAGCTCAAAGGCTACGAGACCTACAGTTGGAAAAACAAAGGCAAGAACAAAAACTTCTATTAGAAGAACAACTAAGGGAACAACAAGAACTACTGCGGGAGCGCCGTAAGGAGCAAATACGTAAGCTACCAAAAGTCTACAAAAGGTCAATGATAAGAAATTATGTTCCAATTAAAAGACCAATTGAGGGTCAAAATGGATATGATATCAAGGGACTCGCGCAGTTAGGGGAGAAGATCGATGCTGTAAAAcctatatttttatttgctCCTGAATTGGGCACCATTAACCTGCATGCAATCACTATGGCTTTACAGTCCGAAAATAACTGTGAAATTAATACAGCATTGAATACTTTGTTGGTTACTAGTGCTGACAATATTCTGAGAGTGCCCTTAAAAGAAACTCCGGAGTTGTTGGATACGTTATGCATTTTGGCATGTGACAAGTTGCACAGACTGTATAAGAATGATTATCACAGAAAAGTGACACATGATGGAATTCAGAAAGCATATAATGTTCAGGAACTATTATCGAAACCGTCCTCATCCTGTAATCATACATATCAAGCGATGGATCAAATATTAACGGCGTACAAAAAGCAAGAAGATTTTCCTGCGGAGGACGCTGTTATAGAAGTTGATTCTTTGACTGGAATAGATATTTCCCAGTATCCTATTACACCAATGGAGTTGCCTTTGGATATTGGGCcagatgaagaggatatACCAGTCACAAAGGTAGATCCCCCCAAATTTAGGCGCTGGAGTTATATATTCGACTCCTTGAAATCAGATGGTTTAAAGAAGGATGATGAGTTGTCTGTAATATCATATATGGCAGCATTAAGAATGGTTCGGAATGAAGTGGATACATTATTTACCGATTGCCACAAGCGCGGCGCGGAAGACACCcatattctttttattgatCAGCTTTCAACTATATCGATGATTCTAAGAAACCTTTCATTTGATGACACAAATGCTACTGCAATGGCAAATAATGTTCATGTTAATCGGTacatttttgaattattaTGGATGTTGTTTACGCAGATGAAAAAGTTTATTTTCCATAGAAAAGTGCTTAACCTCAAGAAAGACAGTATAATTATTCTATCTAATTTGTCTCATTTATTAAAGCTAGACAACGTTGTTGATGGATGTATGctattgtttttgattttgagCTTTGGAGAGCCAAAAGAGGAATCCCAAACCAATCTGAGGCTAACCTATCCTGAATATTCTATGaagattgaaaaatatcGTTGTTATGGAGTAGATGTGATCTCAAAGATAATGTCGCTTGGTTATCCAAATAGATCTTACATTAAATCCATATTGTTGACGaactttgatgaagaaactCCAGAGAGTAAAGTATGTCTACAGGTATTGCGCCGCTATAACGGTAGCCATAAATTCAAGTTATTTAATGACGTTTTCTCATTTATCTCATCAACGGTGCCATTTAGGCAATTAAATCAAATGCCCAATCTGATAGAGGAGTCGGTCgcaataatttttcaagcaATTACAGCTTCATTAGCATTGGTCAAGTTCATCAATCCGTCCGAGGAAACCCCATTTGTAGAAAATAATCTTCCTTATTGGTGGCTTACTTCAGAAGAATACCTAGGTTCCAGTATTCGTCGGTTGGGGGAGGCATTGTCCAATATGAGCGCTCAAAATTCTAATctcaaaaacttgaaacCGTTATTTAACCTGATTAGCCCGAAATGCCTTGAGTTAGTAAGGCTATTGATAGAAAAGAGCATGCAGATAGCGTCTATTTCTCCAGATCGAGAGATGAATATTACAGTTGCAAAAGGAATTATGGGTATTTCGAACTTATTTCCAAGTGAACCTGCTGCAATTACAGTGATGATGAATCCTGCTACTGATTCCGACATGGCCAGGGAAATGGAACAATTATATCGCCTAAACAAGGGGATTCTGGCAAAATTGCAGGTATCTAACCTTTCgggtttttaa
- the MNN10 gene encoding alpha-1,6-mannosyltransferase (similar to Ashbya gossypii AFR454W), giving the protein MSSSVPYDYQSEEDLKFRSKAGFLSAGRVSFAKYKKWGLIIFTVLFGLYWLGTDFSFWKKDPRIVIILAANEGGGVLRAKSEQEWAIEGISVANKRAYAKRHGYGLDIKDLTISKRYSHEYREGWQKIDILKQAMRQYPNAEWFWWLDGSTLIMEPDKSLEEHIFSRLETLAERTLSFNPLDLPPDIPYVDYSEQIDLLITQDCGGFNLGSFFIKNSEWSSLLLDMWWDPVGYEQKHMIWEHREQDALETLYANEPWIREKVGFLPLRSINAFPKGACADFSDDTRYFYNEKDHDFLVNMAGCSFGRDCWGEMRHYAGLMEKLNRRWYSFLF; this is encoded by the coding sequence ATGAGTTCCAGCGTTCCATATGATTACCAATCTGAAGAGGATCTGAAATTCAGAAGCAAAGCAGGGTTTTTATCAGCTGGGAGGGTCTCTTTTgcaaaatacaaaaaatgggGGTTAATTATATTCACAGTGCTGTTTGGTCTGTACTGGTTGGGGACGGATTTTTCGTTTTGGAAGAAAGACCCTCGTATTGTTATTATACTTGCTGCAAATGAGGGAGGAGGTGTATTAAGGGCTAAGAGTGAGCAGGAATGGGCAATTGAAGGTATATCAGTAGCAAACAAGAGGGCATATGCCAAACGTCATGGCTATGGGTTGGATATTAAGGATTTGACAATTTCTAAAAGGTATTCTCACGAATATCGGGAAGGTTGGCAAAAGATAGACATTTTGAAACAAGCTATGAGACAATATCCGAATGCAGAGTGGTTTTGGTGGCTTGATGGCAGTACTCTAATAATGGAACCAGACAAGAGTTTAGAGGAACACATATTCAGCAGGCTAGAAACCTTGGCAGAACGTACCTTGAGCTTTAACCCATTGGACCTACCTCCAGATATTCCATATGTCGATTACAGCGAGCAAATCGACCTCCTCATTACTCAGGACTGTGGAGGATTCAACTTAGGCTCTTTTTTCATCAAGAATAGCGAATGGAGCTCCTTACTACTAGACATGTGGTGGGACCCCGTGGGATACGAACAGAAGCATATGATCTGGGAACACCGCGAACAAGACGCTTTGGAGACCTTGTACGCTAATGAGCCATGGATCAGGGAGAAAGTCGGATTCCTACCTCTGCGTAGCATCAATGCATTCCCTAAAGGTGCTTGCGCAGATTTCAGCGATGACACCCGCTACTTCTACAATGAAAAGGACCACGACTTCCTTGTTAACATGGCTGGTTGTAGTTTCGGCCGTGACTGTTGGGGCGAGATGCGTCACTACGCAGGCCTCATGGAAAAGCTTAACCGCAGATGGTACTCATTCCTATTCTAG